Proteins encoded within one genomic window of Oncorhynchus mykiss isolate Arlee chromosome 27, USDA_OmykA_1.1, whole genome shotgun sequence:
- the LOC110507608 gene encoding E3 ubiquitin-protein ligase TRIP12 isoform X3 — protein MSNRPNSNPGGSLRRSQRNTAAAQPQDHTVAGRLQSEQVKHKANSPPESRRSKSKASKTAPSSASGQSRGHSSRSSLSLSVASFVLQGNPEAAGTSEREPTGHQPKTEGTTRGLKRNSAPDLNTYTPTPAKKSKSNPPPRDHTTEAKKGTAKSSKKRPLAPELPTGRGQSKKSGASGASPNLKRKKADSLPCLSSTAGSLPNRTDGRFAKPTKLASKSAASAKAGCSTVTDSSSSASTSSSSSTGTNSATATQGARLKQGKDQNKARRSRSASSPSPRRSTRDKEQAKAAVSSKFEWAARFSPKVNLPKPKLSLPSSSKTETASKPGPSGLQAKLASLRKSTKKRSESPPAELPSFRRSTRQKTTGSCASTSRRGSGLGKRGAAEARRQEKMADSDNNQDGANSSAARTDEAPQGASGTASSSVAGAVGMTTSGESESDDSEMGRLQALLEARGLPPHLFGPLGPRMSQLFHRTIGSGASSKAQQLLQGLQATGDESQQLQAAIEMCQLLVMGNEETLGGFPVKSVVPALMTLLQMEHNFDIMNHASRALTYMMEALPRSSAVVVDAIPVFLEKLQVIQFIDVAEQALTALEMLSRRHSKAILQAGGLADCLLYLEFFSINAQRNALAIAANCCQSITPDEFHFVSDSLPLLTQRLTHQDKKSVESTCLCFARLVDNFQHEENLLQQVASRDLLTNIQQLLVVTPPVLSSGMFIMVVRMFSLMCSNCPCLAVQLMKQNIAETLRFLLCGAANGSCQEQIDLVPRSPQELYELTSLICELMPCLPREGIFAVDLMLKKGSAQATEGAIWQWRDDRGLWHPYNRIDSRIIENGEDEISLSTLGRVYTIDFNSMQQINEDTGTARGIQRKPNPLANPTTGGHQEVRREDARAQLMKEDPELAKCFIKTLFGVLYEVYSSSAGPAVRHKCLRAILRIIFFADAELLKDVLRNHAVSSHIASMLSSQDLKIVVGSLQMAEILMQKLPDVFSVFFRREGVMHQVKNLAESEAFLTSPPKACTSGTASLCTTTISTANTTAATTATPDLGSPSFQHSMDDSLDLSPQGRLSDVLKRKRLPKRGPRRPKYSPPRDDDKVDNQAKSPTTTQSPKSSFLASLNPKTWGKLGAQTNSTNSEPSRTASVSGLARALPKDSVSNNRDKIKAWIKEQACKFVARYFNNENVDGSNPALNVLQRLCTATQQLSLQMDGGVECLVEICSIVSDSDVSSFEIQHSGLVKQLLLYLTSSSDRDLVSRDVRLKRFLHVFYGCPTPGMEPAGRLEPSENGPLLSLVRKMNNCLSQMEQFPVKVHDFPSGNGNGSRGSQALKFFNTHQLKCQLQRHPDCTNVKQWKGGPVKIDPLALVQAIERYLVVRGYGRIREEDEDSDDDGSDDEIDESLAAQFLNSGSVRHRLQFYIGDHLLPYNMTVYQAVRQFSLQAEEERESTDDEANPLGRAGIWTKTHTIWYKPVREDEDGTKDVVGGKRGRAQTAPTKTSPRNAKKQDELWHDGVCPSVASPLEMYLMSEPPESITFDDPSLDVNLLLRVLHSISSYWFYLYDNAVSKEIIPTSEFINSKLTAKANRQLQDPLVIMTGNIPTWLTELGKTCPFFFPFDTRQMLFYVTAFDRDRAMQRLLDTNPEINQSDSQDSRVAPRLDRKKRTINREELLKQAESVMQDLGSSRAMLEIQYENEVGTGLGPTLEFYALVSQELQRADLGLWRGEEVALSNPKGSQEGTKYMFSSRGLFAVPFGRTTKPAHIAKIKMKFRFLGKLMAKAIMDFRLLDLPLGLPFYKWMLRHETSISSHDLINIDPGVAKSIQHLEDIIRQKRRLEQDRSQTRETLQQALESLNMNGCSVEDLGLDFTLPGFPNIELKKGGKDIPVTIYNLEEYLRLVVYWTMNEGVSRQFESFREGFESVFPLHHLQYFYPEELDQLLCGSKSETWDVKTLMECCRPDHGYTHDSRAVRFLFDVLSSFDAEQQRLFLQFVTGSPRLPVGGFRSLNPPLTIVRKTFESTENPDDFLPSVMTCVNYLKLPDYSSIEIMRKKLLIAAREGQQSFHLS, from the exons ATGTCCAACCGGCCTAATTCCAATCCAGGGGGGTCACTGCGCCGTTCACAGAGGAACACTGCTGCGGCCCAGCCACAAGACCATACAGTCGCAGGAAG GTTGCAGTCAGAGCAGGTAAAACATAAAGCAAATTCCCCTCCTGAAAGTAGAAGATCTAAATCTAAGGCTTCCAAAACTGCACCCAGCTCAGCCTCTGGCCAGTCCAGAGGGCACAGCTCAAGAag CAGTCTGTCACTGTCTGTGGCTTCATTTGTGCTGCAAGGCAACCCAGAGGCCGCAGGTACATCAGAGCGAGAGCCAACAGGACACCAACCCAAGACTGAAGGCACCACCCGAGGGTTGAAGAGAAATTCTGCACCTGACCTTAACACCTACACCCCCACCCCAGCCAAGAAGTCCAAATCCAACCCCCCACCCAGAGACCATACCACTGAGGCCAAGAAAGGCACAGCCAAATCCTCCAAGAAGAGACCCTTGGCTCCAGAGCTGCCTACAGGCCGTGGCCAGAGCAAGAAGAGCGGGGCCTCTGGGGCTTCACCGAATCTTAAACGGAAGAAGGCTGACTCCCTCCCCTGTCTGAGCAGCACTGCTGGGTCGCTCCCCAACCGTACCGACGGCAGATTTGCAAAACCCACCAAGCTGGCGTCGAAGTCGGCCGCCTCAGCCAAAGCTGGGTGTAGCACGGTGACTGACTCCTCCTCTTCtgcctccacctcttcctcctcctccacaggcACCAACAGTGCCACCGCCACACAGGGTGCCAGGCTCAAGCAGGGCAAAGACCAGAACAAGGCACGTCGTTCCCGCTCCGCCTCCAGCCCCTCTCCACGCCGAAGCACCCGTGACAAGGAGCAGGCCAAAGCCGCCGTCTCGTCCAAGTTTGAGTGGGCGGCCCGCTTCAGTCCCAAGGTCAACCTGCCAAAGCCCAAACTGTCCCTACCCAGCTCCTCCAAGACAGAGACCGCCTCCAAACCTGGACCCTCAGGACTACAAGCCAAACTAGCAA GTTTGAGGAAGTCCACTAAGAAGCGCAGCGAGTCTCCTCCAGCAGAGCTCCCCAGCTTTCGGCGGAGCACACGCCAGAAGACCACGGGCTCCTGCGCCAGCACCAG TCGGCGAGGCTCAGGCCTGGGCAAGCGCGGGGCAGCCGAAGCTCGCCGACAAGAGAAGATGGCTGACTCGGACAACAACCAGGATGGGGCCAACTCCTCGGCTGCCCGCACTGATGAGGCCCCGCAGGGGGCTTCGGGTACAG CTTCTAGCTCAGTGGCCGGAgctgtagggatgaccacatCCGGTGAGAGTGAGTCCGATGACTCTGAAATGGGCAGACTCCAAG CCCTGCTGGAGGCCAGGGGTCTACCCCCACACCTCTTTGGGCCCCTGGGACCCCGCATGTCCCAGCTGTTTCACAGAACTATAGGCAGTGGAGCCA gctCCAAGGCTCAGCAGCTGCTGCAGGGCCTGCAGGCCACCGGCGACGAGTCCCAGCAGCTCCAGGCCGCTATCGAGATGTGCCAGCTGCTAGTGATGGGCAACGAGGAGACACTAGGAGGCTTCCCCGTGAAGAGTGTGGTGCCTGCTCTG ATGACATTGTTACAGATGGAGCATAACTTTGACATT ATGAACCACGCCTCCCGTGCTCTCACTTACATGATGGAGGCGCTGCCTCGGTCCTCTGCTGTGGTCGTGGATGCCATCCCCGTCTTCCTGGAGAAG cTTCAGGTGATTCAGTTCATTGACGTGGCGGAGCAGGCCCTGACTGCCTTGGAGATGTTGTCAAGGCGACACAGCAAAGCCATCCTGCAGGCT GGTGGTCTAGCCGACTGTCTGCTGTACCTGGAGTTCTTCAGCATCAACGCCCAGAGGAATGCCCTGGCCATTGCAGCCAACTGCTGCCAGAGCATCACCCCTGATGAGTTCCACTTTGtctctgactctctgccactGCTAACCCAGAGACTCACACACCAG GATAAGAAATCCGTTGAAAGCACTTGTCTCTGTTTTGCCAGGCTGGTGGACAACTTTCAACACGAGGAG AACCTGCTACAGCAGGTGGCCTCGCGGGACCTGCTGACCAACATCCAGCAGCTGCTGGTGGTCACCCCGCCCGTGCTCAGCTCGGGCATGTTCATCATGGTGGTGCGTATGTTCTCCCTCATGTGCTCCAACTGCCCCTGTCTGGCCGTGCAGCTCATGAAGCAGA ATATTGCAGAGACTCTGCGCTTCCTTCTGTGCGGAGCGGCCAACGGTAGCTGCCAGGAGCAGATTGACCTGGTGCCCCGGAGCCCCCAGGAGCTCTATGAACTCACCTCACTCATCTG CGAGCTGATGCCCTGCCTGCCCAGAGAGGGCATCTTTGCTGTGGATCTCATGCTGAAGAAGGGCAGTGCCCAGGCCACAGAGGGGGCCATTTGGCAGTGGAGGGACGACCGGGGCCTGTGGCACCCCTACAACCGCATCGACAGCCGCATCATTGAG AACGGAGAGGACGAGATCAGCCTGTCCACCCTGGGCCGCGTCTACACTATCGACTTCAACTCTATGCAGCAGATCAACGAGGACACTGGCACAGCACGGGGTATCCAGAGGAAACCCAACCCCTTAGCCAACCCTACTACTG GGGGTCAccaggaggtgaggagggaggatgcACGGGCCCAGCTGATGAAGGAAGACCCTGAGCTGGCCAAGTGCTTCATCAAGACCCTTTTTGGGGTGCTGTACGAGGTGTACAGCTCGTCGGCAGGCCCAGCCGTCAGACATAAGTGCCTCCGAGCCATCCTCAGGATCATCTTCTTCGCCGATGCCGAGCTCCTCAAGGACGTGCTGAGAAACCACGCGGTGTCCAG TCACATTGCCTCCATGCTGTCCAGCCAGGACCTGAAAATTGTAGTGGGCTCTCTGCAGATGGCTGAGATCCTCATGCAGAAGCTGCCCGACGTATTCAGTGTCTTCTTCAGAAGAGAAG GTGTGATGCACCAGGTGAAGAACCTGGCTGAGTCGGAGGCCTTCCTCACTAGTCCCCCGAAGGCGTGCACCAGCGGCACGGCTAGCCTGTGtaccaccaccatcagcactgcaaACACTACGGCGGCCACCACCGCCACCCCAGACCTGGGCTCACCTAGCTTCCAGCACAGCATGGACGACTCACTGGACCTCAGCCCACAGGG gcGGTTAAGTGATGTGCTGAAGAGAAAACGTCTGCCTAAGAGAGGGCCCAGAAGGCCCAAGTACTCTCCTCCCAGGGACGACGACAAAGTAGACAATCAGG CCAAGAGTCCTACCACTACTCAGTCCCCCAAATCCTCCTTCTTGGCCAGTCTGAACCCCAAGACCTGGGGCAAGCTGGGCGCCCAGACCAACAGCACAAACTCTGAGCCCTCTCGCACGGCCAGTGTGAGTGGCCTGGCACGCGCCCTTCCCAAGGACTCGGTCTCCAACAACAG GGACAAGATCAAGGCTTGGATCAAGGAGCAGGCCTGTAAGTTTGTGGCACGCTACTTCAACAATGAAAACGTTGATGGCAGCAACCCCGCACTAAATGTACTCCAGAGACTCTGCACCGCCACGCAACAGCTCAGCCTACAG ATGGACGGTGGCGTGGAGTGCCTCGTGGAGATCTGCAGCATCGTGTCGGACTCGGACGTGTCGTCGTTCGAGATCCAGCACAGCGGCCTGGTCAAGCAGCTGCTGCTCTACCTGACCTCCAGCAGTGACCGTGACCTGGTCAGCCGTGACGTCCGCCTCAAGAGGTTCCTGCATGTCTTCTACGGCTGCCCG ACCCCGGGGATGGAGCCGGCAGGCCGCCTGGAGCCGTCTGAGAACGGGCCCCTGCTGTCACTGGTGCGCAAGATGAACAACTGCCTAAGCCAGATGGAGCAGTTCCCTGTCAAGGTGCACGACTTCCCCAGTGGCAACGGCAACGGGAGCAG AGGTTCTCAGGCTCTGAAGTTCTTTAACACACACCAACTCAAGTGTCAGCTGCAGAGGCACCCGGACTGCACCAATGTGAAGCAGTGGAAGGGGGGCCCGGTGAAAATTGACCCCCTGGCTTTGGTACAGGCCATTGAACGCTACCTGGTGGTCCGAG GTTACGGACGaataagagaggaggatgaggacagtGACGATGATGGTTCAGACGATGAAATTGATGAATCTCTG GCGGCCCAGTTCCTGAACTCAGGCAGCGTGCGCCACCGGCTGCAGTTCTACATCGGCGACCACCTGCTGCCCTACAACATGACGGTTTACCAGGCGGTGCGGCAGTTCAGCCTGcaggcagaagaggagagggagtcaACAGATGACGAGGCCAACCCGCTCGGACGGGCCGGCATCTGGACCAAAACCCACACCATATG GTATAAGCCAGTGAGGGAGGATGAGGATGGCACTAAGGATGTGGTGGGAGGGAAGAGGGGCCGGGCACAGACTGCCCCCACCAAGACCTCGCCCCGCAATGCCAAGAAACAGGACGAGCTGTGGCACG acgGCGTGTGTCCCAGCGTGGCCAGCCCGTTGGAGATGTACCTCATGTCAGAACCCCCAGAGAGCATCACCTTCGACGACCCGTCTCTGGATGTCAACCTGttgctgagggtgctgcactcCATTAGTAGTTACTGGTTCTACCTGTACGAC AATGCTGTTTCTAAGGAGATCATCCCCACCAGTGAGTTCATCAACAGTAAGCTGACAGCCAAGGCCAACCGACAGCTGCAGGACCCTCTGGTCATCATGACCGGCAACATCCCCACCTGGCTCACAGAGCTCGGCAAGACCTG TCCCTTCTTCTTCCCATTCGACACACGGCAGATGCTCTTCTATGTGACTGCTTTTGACCGCGACCGGGCCATGCAGCGCCTCCTTGACACCAATCCTGAGATCAACCAGTCAGATTCCCAGGACAGCCGTGTGGCGCCCCGCCTCGACAGAAAAAAG CGAACGATAAACCGTGAGGAGCTGCTGAAGCAGGCGGAGTCAGTGATGCAGGACCTTGGCAGCTCCAGAGCCATGCTGGAGATCCAGTATGAGAACGAG GTGGGCACAGGGCTGGGTCCCACCCTGGAGTTCTACGCCCTGGTCTCCCAGGAGCTGCAGAGGGCCGACCTCGGGCtgtggaggggtgaggaggtcGCCCTGTCCAACCCAAAAG GAAGCCAAGAAGGGACCAAGTACATGTTCAGCTCCAGAGGGCTGTTTGCCGTTCCCTTTGGCAGGACAACCAAACCGGCACACATCGCCAAAATCAAGATGAAGTTCCGCTTCCTGGGCAAGCTGATGGCCAAGGCTATAATGGACTTCAGACTG CTGGACCTGCCCCTGGGGCTGCCCTTCTACAAGTGGATGCTGCGGCACGAGACGTCCATCAGCTCCCACGACCTGATCAACATCGACCCGGGCGTGGCCAAGTCCATCCAGCACCTGGAGGACATCATCCGCCAGAAGAGAAGGCTGGAGCAGGACCGCTCCCAA ACGAGGGAGACCCTGCAGCAGGCGCTGGAGAGTCTCAACATGAACGGCTGCTCTGTGGAGGATCTGGGCCTGGACTTTACCCTCCCCGGTTTCCCCAACATTGAGCTGAAGAAGGGAGGCAAGGACATCCCTGTCACCATCTACAATCTGGAGGAGTACCTCAGG CTGGTGGTCTACTGGACGATGAATGAAGGTGTGTCCCGGCAGTTTGAATCTTTCAGGGAAGGGTTTGAGTCAGTCTTCCCCCTGCATCACTTGCAGTATTTCTACCCTGAAGAG TTGGATCAGCTGCTTTGTGGCAGCAAGTCCGAGACCTGGGACGTCAAGACCCTGATGGAGTGCTGTCGTCCCGACCACGGCTACACGCATGACAG TCGTGCTGTGAGGTTCCTGTTTGACGTGCTCAGCAGTTTCGATGCAGAGCAGCAGAGACTTTTCCTGCAATTTGTAACAGGAAGCCCAAGGCTGCCTGTTGGAG GTTTCCGTAGTCTGAACCCGCCGCTGACAATCGTGCGGAAGACATTTGAGTCGACGGAGAACCCGGACGACTTCCTGCCGTCGGTTATGACCTGTGTCAACTACCTGAAGCTGCCTGACTACTCCAGCATCGAGATAATGCGCAAGAAACTGTTGATTGCGGCCCGTGAGGGCCAGCAGTCCTTCCACCTGTCCTGA